In the genome of Macellibacteroides fermentans, one region contains:
- a CDS encoding protein-L-isoaspartate(D-aspartate) O-methyltransferase: MSDIAFSIVLKETYRMKTDKIPVPGTVFENNLKERLMNSSLEDLERQRMVREQLECRGIRSRMVLDALAKVPRHLFVPADIRHLAYTDHALLTYCGQTISQPFIVAKMTEMLSLEPNHRVLEIGTGTGYQTAILAALAGEVYTMERIKELHDLARENLSPFHYSNIHYLYGNGYNGYPDAAPYHAIIVTAAPPSIPQSLIDQLAPGGQMVIPVGTDFQILYLVTKDADGLIHEIPVFSVVFVPMVK, encoded by the coding sequence ATGAGCGATATTGCTTTCTCAATTGTTCTAAAGGAAACATACCGGATGAAAACGGACAAGATTCCGGTACCGGGTACTGTTTTTGAGAATAATTTGAAAGAAAGGCTTATGAATAGCTCGTTGGAAGATTTGGAAAGACAGCGTATGGTAAGAGAACAGCTGGAATGCAGGGGGATACGCAGCAGAATGGTTCTGGACGCATTGGCTAAAGTGCCAAGGCATCTGTTTGTTCCTGCGGATATCCGCCATCTGGCCTATACGGATCACGCCTTGCTTACCTATTGCGGACAGACCATCTCGCAACCATTTATTGTTGCAAAGATGACAGAGATGCTTTCCCTCGAACCCAACCACCGAGTACTGGAAATCGGTACTGGCACAGGGTATCAGACGGCTATACTTGCCGCACTGGCCGGCGAGGTTTATACAATGGAACGCATCAAAGAACTTCACGACCTTGCCCGCGAGAACTTAAGTCCGTTTCATTATTCAAACATTCATTATCTGTATGGAAATGGTTACAACGGTTACCCCGATGCCGCTCCATATCATGCCATTATCGTAACAGCCGCCCCGCCTTCCATTCCGCAAAGCCTTATCGACCAGCTTGCTCCGGGTGGACAAATGGTAATTCCTGTTGGCACAGACTTCCAGATTCTGTATCTGGTTACTAAAGATGCCGACGGACTGATTCATGAAATCCCCGTCTTCAGTGTAGTATTCGTTCCTATGGTTAAATAA